From a single Raphanus sativus cultivar WK10039 chromosome 3, ASM80110v3, whole genome shotgun sequence genomic region:
- the LOC108846718 gene encoding bidirectional sugar transporter SWEET10-like, whose translation MLWIYYAMVKKNLVIMITINTFSLVIQIFYISFYLFYSSMKQKTLTIKLVVLVDVLAFALVFFPTHFLLDGKKRVQFLGYICMIFSLCVFIAPLAMIRRVVKTKTSEFMSFSLSFFLTLSAVTWFVYGVLLKDLNIALPNVLGFIFGWVQMVVYWVYKKPGTKPPGNVQEIDAEHVVDVVRDGDTIIIDENIKGDIEQMMESI comes from the exons ATGCTCTGGATATATTACGCGATGGTCAAGAAGAATCTAGTGATTATGATCACTATCAACACCTTTTCCTTGGTCATACAAATCTTCTACATCTCCTTCTATCTCTTCTACTCTTCTATGAAGCAAAAG ACTCTAACAATAAAACTAGTCGTATTGGTGGACGTTCTTGCTTTCGCCCTTGTTTTCTTCCCCACGCACTTTCTTCTTGATGGGAAGAAACGTGTCCAATTCCTCGGATACATTTGTATGATCTTCTCTCTATGTGTTTTTATCGCACCTCTTGCCATGATT AGGAGGGTTGTTAAGACGAAAACATCGGAGTTCATGAGTTTCAGTCTCTCCTTCTTTCTCACCTTGTCGGCAGTGACGTGGTTCGTCTATGGTGTGCTCCTCAAAGACTTAAACATAGCT CTTCCAAATGTTTTGGGGTTTATATTTGGATGGGTACAAATGGTTGTATACTGGGTATACAAGAAACCTGGGACGAAGCCACCAGGTAACGTCCAGGAAATAGATGCAGAGCATGTTGTGGATGTCGTGAGGGATGGAGACACCATAATCATTGATGAGAACATCAAAGGAGACATTGAGCAGATGATGGAGAGCatttaa
- the LOC130510017 gene encoding uncharacterized protein LOC130510017 — MERREKGKKEGDEFIISTSRFNVLAFTEEEGEGEESPEIEEGEVVMEGETTEVSLKGTKRGAKQVGVTTSKQGRRKVVNTRDLKILKAHTTHKKASSEKPLFGCLLESRVKQENHEKCIKAALPGWKVITNYEYHRLGRIPEIGEQFICSAVYASNTEGGRRRALAGTRLYDKSNGDEIVSGYDAGLEEDPLKNNLDRALINGDWLRCFPQSYAKFEAGGISDHASEKGLGKYERVVSFESFSRILLQDPNLITPAAAVFASDRWNKLARIEEKFYGQKSCIRCIETGDNNTAFFHKAVHSRAAQNAIRVLISATGATLTSTDDIKQESVMHFQRFLQVQDPLGVEAHATRDLLSYCFSTSTTSQLIAPISAAEIQAALHSLLLMIRFPVLMVLVNRLKALLPEAIEANQCAFIKGRLLLENVLLVLELVNGYHKKTNTNKCAIKFDISKAFDTVKWSFISSVLREVRLPAQFIHWIMVCISTASFSVVVNGNLEGFFSNAKGIIRQGCSLSPYLYVILNNVLSKLLNKAALEGQFGYHPQYKTVQLTHLSFVDDILVFTDGTDRSLKSVMETMDSYSAGNQCWNFTHLVSRTSPKNESALKIRLRAFDRQDKEHNVGLEE, encoded by the exons ATGGAGAGGCGTGAGAAGGGAAAGAAAGAGGGAGATGAATTCATCATTTCTACCTCTAGATTTAATGTTCTTGCGTTTACAGAAGAGgagggagaaggagaagagagtCCAGAAATAGAAGAAGGTGAGGTTGTCATGGAAGGTGAAACTACAGAGGTCTCGTTAAAAGGCACTAAGAGGGGAGCCAAACAAGTTGGTGTAACCACTTCCAAGCAAGGGAGGAGGAAAGTTGTGAACACTagagatttgaaaattttgaaggCGCACACAACTCATAAGAAAGCTTCC TCAGAGAAGCCTCTGTTTGGCTGTCTTCTAGAATCTCGAGTGAAGCAGGAAAATCATGAGAAGTGTATAAAAGCAGCTTTACCGGGCTGGAAAGTGATTACAAACTACGAGTATCACAGGTTGGGGCGA ATACCTGAGATAGGGGAACAATTCATATGCTCTGCAGTGTATGCTTCAAATACAGAGGGTGGGAGAAG GAGAGCACTTGCGGGCACAAGATTATATGACAAATCAAATGGGGATGAGATAGTTTCAGGATATGATGCAGGACT GGAAGAAGACCctctaaaaaataatttggataGGGCTCTCATTAATGGAGATTGGTTGCGTTGTTTCCCACAATCTTATGCTAAGTTTGAAGCTGGAGGAATCTCTGATCACGCGAG TGAAAAAGGTCTAGGCAAGTACGAACGAGTTGTATCATTCGAGAGCTTCTCTAGGATT TTACTTCAAGATCCAAACCTCATCACCCCTGCAGCAGCTGTATTCGCCTCTGATAGGTGGAACAAGCTGGCTAGAATTGAGGAGAAATTTTATGGGCAAAAGTCTTGTATCAGATGTATCGAGACAGGGGATAATAATACAGCTTTCTTCCACAAAGCAGTACATTCCCGGGCAGCCCAAAATGCAATTAGAGTGCTTATTTCTGCAACTGGAGCGACTCTAACTTCGACTGATGATATTAAACAAGAGTCTGTGATGCATTTTCAACGCTTTCTTCAAGTGCAAGATCCGTTAGGAGTGGAAGCACACGCAACCCGAGACCTTCTCAGTTATTGTTTTTCTACTTCGACAACTTCTCAGTTGATCGCCCCCATCTCCGCAGCAGAGATACAGGCAGCTCTACACTCTCTTCTCCTAATGATAAGGTTTCCTGTCCTAATGG TTCTTGTCAATCGCCTGAAGGCACTCTTGCCCGAAGCtattgaagctaaccaatgtGCTTTTATTAAGGGTAGATTGCTGCTGGAGAATGTTTTGTTAGTTTTAGAGTTGGTAAACGGCTACCACAAGAAGACCAATACGAACAAATGTGCTATTAAATTTGACATATCCAAAGCATTTGATACTGTTAAGTGGTCCTTCATCTCCTCAGTTCTCAGGGAAGTGCGTCTGCCAGCTCAGTTTATTCATTGGATCATGGTTTGTATCTCCACGGCTTCTTTCTCTGTTGTTGTAAACGGAAATCTGGAAGGGTTCTTCTCTAATGCTAAAGGTATTATTAGACAGGGTTGTTCTCTGTCTCCTTATCTGTATGTGATACTAAATAATGTTCTCTCAAAGCTACTCAACAAGGCGGCTTTGGAAGGACAGTTTGGATACCACCCACAGTATAAAACAGTCCAGTTAACTCATTTAAGTTTTGTCGATGACATCCTAGTGTTTACGGATGGCACTGACCGTTCCCTGAAAAGTGTGATGGAGACTATGGACAG CTACTCGGCAGGGAATCAATGTTGGAACTTTACCCATCTGGTATCTAGGACATCCCCTAAAAACGAAAGTGCTCTCAAAATCAGACTACGAGCCTTTGATAGACAAGATAAGGAACATAATGTTGGATTGGAAGAATAA